The sequence CATTCACATCAATAACAGGTTTTTCTTTTCGGGGGATGATTAACATCATACCTGGGTATATAAGATATGGAGGTTTCATATCGTTTACACTTATCAATGTTTGTAATGAGATCCCATAATTCTGGGCAATTTTCCACAACGTATCTCCTGGTCTAACATAATATCGTGGTGCTGGAATATACAACCTCCCCCCTGGAAAAATATTTACAGGATCAGTAATTTGATTTGCCTGAACTATCGCTTGAACTGATGTCCCATAATTTTGAGCAATTTTCCATAATGTTTCTCCTGGTTTAACTATGTGAATAAAATCTTCAGTTGGAATCACTATCGATTGACCGATTACTAATTTATTTGGATCTGGTAATTTATTTATTTCTATTATTTTTGACATCGGCACTCGATAAGATTGTGCAACTTGCCAAAGTGTTTCGCCTGGGTTTATCGTATGAATAAGCATAAAGTACCCTCCTTTTTTCTATATAAGTATTCAAAATAACCTTGAGAAATGACGTTAATATATACAGAGTGAGGTGAACCTTATTTTAACAATCCAATATTATTTCATAGTTTCCTATTGTTAAGCATAGTATTTTACATACAACCTTTTCATTAAAAAGGCTGTTCATCGTGATTTAGTGAACAAGCTCTTTTCTATTTTATAGGGGGAAAACTTTATGCTTAAAGTATATGGAAGCTTAATGCCATTACGAATCTTAGAGGAAATTCGTTTTTGGAAAATGCAAGAAAAAGAACATACCGTTGTTATACGTGAACTTGCTCCTGATTTAGAGGAACAGTATGTCAAACTACTTCAAGAATGGGAAATCGTTTTTGCTAAGATGGAAAGTACAGCTCAACAGTGGATTGAATCTATTATTCGATCACAAAATCAAAACCATGAATTAAAACAAATGCAGCAATTTATAGACAGCAGCATTACACAATCACAGCAATTCATTAAACAGTTATATCAAATGATGGAACAAAGTGAAGTGATTAAAAACAATCAAACGCTCAATACGGTCATGTTACACATTATTCGCGAATCTGACTATTTCTTAGGCGTACTTAATGGTTATCTACTAGCTCCAAATGACCCTCAAGAAAATACGAATGAATCAGTTAGAATCTCAACAAACTCTTCAGACGAAGAAGGTGTGATGACAGAAAAGCCAGTTCCTATTGGAAAACATACCCTTCCTCCTCTACCTTATTCTTATGATGCATTAGAACCATATATAGATGAAGATACAATGAAAATCCACCATGATAAACATCATTTAGCTTATGTAAATGGGTTAAACAATGCTGAAATACAATTAGAAAAAGCTAGACAATCAGATGATTTCTCGTTAATTAAACATTGGGAACGAGAATTAGCTTTTAATGGGGCAGGTCATTAT comes from Chengkuizengella sediminis and encodes:
- a CDS encoding Fe-Mn family superoxide dismutase; this translates as MLKVYGSLMPLRILEEIRFWKMQEKEHTVVIRELAPDLEEQYVKLLQEWEIVFAKMESTAQQWIESIIRSQNQNHELKQMQQFIDSSITQSQQFIKQLYQMMEQSEVIKNNQTLNTVMLHIIRESDYFLGVLNGYLLAPNDPQENTNESVRISTNSSDEEGVMTEKPVPIGKHTLPPLPYSYDALEPYIDEDTMKIHHDKHHLAYVNGLNNAEIQLEKARQSDDFSLIKHWERELAFNGAGHYLHTIFWNIMSPDGGGDATGAISGQITKDFGSFDEFKKQFTAAANNVEGGGWAILVWSPRSHRLEILQAEKHQNLSQWDVIPLLVLDVWEHAYYLKYMNNRPDYVEAWWNVVNWEHVNERFSHARRLKWVTY